The following are from one region of the Stanieria sp. NIES-3757 genome:
- a CDS encoding surface antigen, translating into MTTTKIDWQLLKLFPKFQGVKLFSFWLLSLACLTYNLPPLKAEVINRSKIPKQLQQPLNLPKNPESLLNVSPIPPNIPQSIIVKRFKVTGSTVFTQQELAAATASYQNRPLSLSELFQARSAITKLYSDRGYINSGAYIPPQELKNGVVTIAIKEGELEGINVTGTKRLNPNYIVSRLQIAGQTPVKVESLLEALQMLRLDPLIKNVSAELSVGVRPGTSLLEVQIEEADAFSVQTTFDNASSPSVGTNRRQIGLTHANLLGFGDRFNFSYANTNGSDEIDLAYALPLNSKNGTLKFAYGNNSNDVIEEPFNPLDIESKSRYYELSFRQPLINKPNQELALGSSFSRQESETSLLDIPFALSRGADEEGKTNISALRLFQELVNRNEQQVFALRSQFSIGLDWFNATSSEELQPYPTLDSNLGDVSSPDSTFFAWRGQSQWVRRLDKDFLLLLRGDVQLATTALVPLEQFRLGGVDSVRGYRQDLLLGDNGLFASAELKIPIFRIQKLDGVMQLTPFFDLGTVWNSDDVEIEQDFLSAVGIGLNFSAGNRFNARLDWGIPLVDVDNSSNSLQESGVYFSINYNLF; encoded by the coding sequence ATGACTACAACCAAGATTGACTGGCAACTGTTGAAACTTTTTCCAAAATTTCAAGGTGTTAAACTTTTCTCCTTTTGGTTGTTGAGTTTAGCTTGCTTAACTTATAATCTTCCGCCTCTTAAAGCAGAAGTAATTAATCGCAGCAAAATCCCCAAACAACTTCAACAGCCATTAAATCTACCTAAAAATCCAGAATCTCTATTGAATGTTTCTCCTATACCGCCAAATATTCCCCAATCAATTATTGTCAAAAGATTTAAAGTCACTGGTAGTACAGTTTTTACTCAACAAGAATTAGCAGCAGCAACTGCATCTTATCAAAATCGTCCTCTAAGCTTATCCGAACTTTTCCAAGCTCGTTCTGCGATTACTAAATTATATAGCGATCGCGGTTATATTAATTCTGGTGCTTATATTCCTCCTCAAGAACTAAAAAACGGAGTGGTTACCATTGCAATTAAAGAAGGAGAATTAGAAGGAATTAATGTGACAGGGACTAAACGCCTCAATCCTAATTACATTGTTTCTCGTTTGCAAATTGCCGGTCAAACACCAGTTAAAGTAGAATCTCTTTTAGAAGCATTACAGATGCTGCGCCTCGATCCCTTGATTAAAAATGTTTCGGCAGAATTATCAGTAGGAGTTCGTCCTGGTACAAGCTTACTAGAAGTACAGATCGAAGAAGCAGATGCTTTTAGTGTACAGACAACTTTTGATAATGCTAGTAGTCCTAGCGTCGGAACCAATCGCCGTCAAATTGGCTTAACTCATGCTAATTTACTTGGTTTTGGCGATCGCTTTAATTTTAGTTACGCTAATACTAATGGTAGTGATGAGATTGATTTAGCCTATGCTCTACCACTCAACTCTAAAAATGGTACGCTTAAGTTTGCTTACGGCAATAACTCTAACGATGTCATTGAAGAACCTTTTAATCCTTTAGATATTGAATCTAAATCTCGTTATTATGAATTAAGTTTTCGACAACCTTTAATTAATAAACCTAATCAAGAACTAGCGTTAGGGTCATCTTTTTCTCGTCAAGAAAGCGAAACTTCTCTACTAGACATTCCCTTTGCTTTATCTCGCGGTGCCGATGAAGAAGGAAAAACCAATATTTCTGCATTACGTTTATTTCAAGAATTGGTTAATCGAAACGAACAACAAGTTTTTGCACTACGTTCTCAATTTAGTATTGGATTAGATTGGTTTAATGCTACTTCTAGTGAAGAACTTCAGCCATATCCAACACTTGACTCAAATTTAGGTGACGTTTCCTCTCCTGATAGTACTTTTTTTGCTTGGCGAGGACAATCTCAATGGGTGCGTCGTTTAGATAAAGATTTTCTTTTATTACTCCGAGGTGATGTCCAATTAGCCACGACTGCTTTAGTTCCATTAGAACAATTTCGTTTGGGTGGAGTCGATAGTGTCCGAGGTTATCGTCAAGATCTATTGTTAGGAGATAATGGCTTATTTGCTTCGGCAGAACTAAAAATTCCCATTTTCCGTATTCAAAAACTCGATGGGGTTATGCAGTTAACTCCTTTTTTTGATCTTGGTACGGTTTGGAATAGTGATGATGTCGAAATTGAGCAAGATTTTTTGTCGGCAGTAGGAATTGGTTTAAACTTCTCAGCAGGTAACCGTTTTAACGCTCGTCTCGACTGGGGTATTCCTTTAGTAGATGTCGATAATTCAAGTAATTCTCTACAGGAAAGCGGAGTTTATTTTTCTATTAATTACAATTTATTTTAA